A portion of the Pseudoalteromonas luteoviolacea genome contains these proteins:
- a CDS encoding type III polyketide synthase gives MTTLSKPATYYPNYEVNADDIMTVIEICHPDSPYKKRAFDMIQNAEVKKRHLIMPLTDVVKQGDFGQRAKVYQDAAIEMAEKVAREAIHNARLNVDEIDMVIATSCTGFMMPSLTAHLINRLSLRADTKQIPIAQLGCVAGASAIGRAFEYCEHRPDRNVLIVCVETSSLCFHKEAGRLQDFISNSLFADGAAAVVMRGDDQVSGLRLTHNQSVTIEDTMPYIEYQLTDKGFKFSLDKDVMHSIPHVAPYLQSFCQDKLEVNANDVDNTIFHTGGRRILDELERCLDLEPDKVKHSRACLAETGNTSSVAVIDVLRRTFEQATKGETSLLAAFGPGFTSEMSVGIWQ, from the coding sequence ATGACAACTTTAAGTAAACCTGCAACTTATTACCCAAACTATGAAGTTAATGCAGATGACATAATGACGGTTATAGAGATCTGTCACCCGGATAGCCCATACAAAAAACGTGCTTTTGACATGATTCAAAATGCTGAGGTTAAAAAAAGGCATCTAATCATGCCTTTAACAGACGTGGTTAAACAGGGCGACTTCGGTCAACGAGCTAAAGTATATCAGGATGCCGCCATTGAAATGGCAGAAAAAGTCGCGCGCGAAGCGATCCACAATGCGAGACTAAATGTCGACGAAATTGATATGGTCATTGCTACTTCATGCACTGGATTCATGATGCCCTCGTTAACAGCGCACCTTATTAATCGACTATCACTCAGAGCAGACACTAAGCAAATCCCAATTGCACAACTAGGCTGTGTGGCTGGTGCGTCGGCTATAGGGCGTGCATTTGAATACTGTGAACATCGTCCAGACCGAAATGTTTTGATTGTCTGTGTTGAGACCTCATCGCTGTGCTTTCACAAAGAGGCTGGTCGTCTACAAGACTTTATTAGTAACTCACTATTTGCAGATGGCGCAGCTGCGGTAGTGATGCGAGGAGACGATCAGGTTTCGGGGCTAAGATTGACTCACAATCAGAGTGTGACCATTGAGGACACAATGCCATACATCGAATACCAACTAACAGATAAAGGCTTCAAGTTTTCACTAGATAAAGATGTAATGCACTCCATTCCACATGTCGCCCCTTACCTTCAGTCCTTTTGCCAAGACAAACTCGAGGTCAATGCAAATGATGTCGACAATACAATATTCCACACCGGTGGCCGACGAATTTTGGATGAACTGGAGCGTTGCTTAGACCTCGAACCTGACAAAGTGAAGCACTCACGCGCTTGCTTAGCTGAGACTGGAAATACTTCCAGCGTCGCGGTTATAGATGTATTGCGACGCACCTTTGAACAAGCTACAAAAGGAGAAACGAGTTTACTGGCTGCATTTGGGCCCGGGTTTACATCCGAAATGAGTGTTGGTATTTGGCAATAA
- a CDS encoding TonB-dependent receptor plug domain-containing protein: protein MRKTAISIAIAMSTGSAITPVFANDQATQIEKIEVTGSRIKRSDMETASPVTFIGADAIQASGAVTIDDVLQDITAAAGAMTNPGVNNGSGGNASINLRGLGAQRTLVLVNGRRMINSGTGAASTVDLNTIPVAMIKHIEVLKDGASAVYGTDAVAGVVNIILKDDFEGAELNAQTGLSGEGDAEQHNIDLTVGTSFDRGNMVFGIQYMERGSASQADRDFSSCPISEVDGGKSLACGGSTITPNGHLYLENGKELQGDKDGNYAEYNPETDPYNYASDSYLYTPMQRLNLTGTVNYELSDSATLFTEAMYSKRWSEQQMAPQPVWFDFTYTESMGDDLLEHGAEYGDTIHYRRRMSDTGTRDFSQVVDTVRTVVGVEGFLKNDWSWDVAVNFGRNDSVDQLSNLHNIGSLTEDIELGNFNPLDQSAWSAENMTDYLYTEQNTGGSQMLNFSASLAGELIELPAGYLGFATGIEKRTEKAWYTPDSLTSQGLANDPKVESTSGSYDVNEAFVEFAIPVLADVAFAQNLDLSAAVRAFDYSSFGSDSTWKLGFTWKLNEQLMFRGVKSTAFRAPTVDELYGGKSPSFEQISHPLLDNQAEVIVGGNANLTPEEADTLTFGFVYEPSFVEGLSLTVDYYDIAITNAISEVNNQYIIDNCVNSSGDLINQDSAVCSSANVEIANGKATFNNQLQNIGDETTQGYDINVAYNFDAAGLAWRAGWDTSILKERTITMAGETVDYTGLITSGLGGYADIKSSLSLAVKADAWSANYKVRYLSGMDSFSCLEDPSSCYAPSTPSVTYHDISGSYFVSETIKLTGGINNLFDKQPPYYSGNNDSNTDPYTYDTLGRYVYAGMNIQF from the coding sequence ATGAGAAAAACCGCCATCAGTATTGCGATTGCAATGTCGACAGGAAGTGCAATAACCCCTGTGTTTGCAAATGATCAAGCCACACAAATTGAAAAAATAGAGGTGACAGGTTCTCGCATAAAGCGATCTGATATGGAAACTGCTAGTCCTGTTACGTTCATTGGCGCTGATGCTATTCAAGCCAGTGGTGCAGTCACCATAGATGATGTACTACAGGATATCACCGCAGCAGCTGGCGCAATGACCAATCCTGGGGTTAATAATGGTTCAGGAGGAAATGCGAGTATTAATTTACGTGGCCTTGGCGCACAACGTACATTGGTGTTAGTAAACGGTCGAAGAATGATTAATTCAGGCACTGGTGCTGCATCTACGGTGGATCTCAATACCATTCCTGTTGCCATGATAAAACATATCGAAGTGCTTAAAGATGGTGCTTCTGCGGTATATGGTACAGATGCCGTTGCTGGCGTAGTTAATATTATTTTGAAAGATGACTTTGAAGGTGCAGAACTTAACGCGCAAACCGGTTTATCTGGAGAGGGAGATGCTGAGCAGCACAATATTGATTTGACTGTAGGCACCAGTTTCGACCGTGGCAATATGGTATTTGGCATTCAGTACATGGAAAGAGGTTCCGCCAGTCAAGCAGATAGAGACTTTTCATCCTGCCCAATTAGTGAAGTAGATGGTGGAAAATCACTGGCCTGTGGAGGCTCGACCATTACGCCGAATGGCCATTTGTACCTTGAGAATGGGAAAGAGCTCCAAGGGGATAAAGACGGCAACTATGCTGAATATAACCCTGAGACAGATCCGTACAACTACGCATCTGATAGCTACCTGTACACGCCGATGCAAAGGTTGAACTTAACGGGAACAGTTAATTATGAGTTGAGTGATAGCGCAACTTTGTTTACCGAAGCGATGTACTCTAAGCGTTGGTCGGAACAACAAATGGCACCTCAACCGGTTTGGTTTGATTTTACTTACACAGAGTCGATGGGCGATGATCTCTTAGAGCATGGTGCAGAGTATGGCGACACGATTCACTACCGTCGTCGAATGTCTGATACTGGCACTCGTGACTTTTCACAAGTCGTTGATACAGTCAGGACAGTCGTTGGTGTCGAGGGATTTTTAAAGAATGATTGGAGTTGGGATGTTGCAGTCAATTTTGGTCGTAACGACTCAGTTGATCAGCTCTCTAACTTACACAATATAGGGAGTTTGACCGAAGACATTGAACTTGGAAATTTCAATCCTCTTGATCAATCTGCATGGTCAGCCGAAAACATGACGGACTACTTATATACCGAGCAAAATACTGGAGGCAGCCAGATGCTGAACTTCAGTGCGTCACTGGCCGGTGAACTCATTGAATTGCCAGCAGGGTATTTGGGCTTTGCGACGGGGATTGAAAAAAGGACTGAAAAAGCGTGGTATACGCCAGATTCTCTGACATCTCAGGGGTTAGCTAACGACCCGAAAGTTGAGTCTACAAGTGGTTCATATGATGTGAATGAAGCGTTTGTTGAGTTTGCCATTCCTGTACTTGCAGATGTAGCTTTTGCACAAAATTTAGATTTAAGTGCTGCTGTGAGAGCGTTTGACTATTCGAGCTTTGGCAGTGACTCAACGTGGAAACTCGGTTTTACTTGGAAATTAAATGAGCAGTTGATGTTCAGAGGGGTTAAATCAACGGCATTTCGTGCTCCAACGGTGGATGAATTATATGGTGGAAAATCGCCATCTTTTGAGCAGATATCTCATCCGTTACTAGACAACCAAGCTGAAGTTATCGTTGGTGGAAACGCAAATCTAACCCCAGAAGAGGCTGATACGTTAACATTTGGCTTTGTGTATGAGCCGAGCTTTGTCGAAGGGCTATCTTTGACCGTTGATTATTATGATATTGCAATCACCAATGCCATTAGTGAAGTGAACAATCAATATATCATTGATAACTGTGTAAACAGCAGCGGCGACTTGATCAATCAAGATTCGGCTGTTTGCTCGTCAGCAAATGTTGAGATAGCGAATGGTAAGGCAACATTTAACAACCAATTACAAAATATTGGTGATGAAACGACGCAAGGTTATGACATCAATGTGGCTTACAATTTTGATGCCGCGGGACTAGCTTGGCGAGCGGGATGGGATACCTCAATCTTAAAAGAAAGAACCATTACGATGGCTGGAGAAACGGTTGATTACACGGGGCTTATCACGTCTGGTCTGGGTGGGTATGCCGACATAAAATCAAGTTTAAGTTTGGCAGTTAAAGCCGATGCGTGGAGTGCTAACTACAAAGTGCGATATTTGTCTGGAATGGACAGCTTTAGTTGTTTGGAAGATCCAAGTAGCTGCTATGCGCCAAGTACACCGAGTGTCACTTACCACGATATTTCAGGTAGTTACTTTGTCAGTGAGACCATCAAGTTGACTGGTGGCATTAACAACCTGTTCGACAAACAACCGCCATATTACTCAGGTAACAACGACTCAAACACGGACCCATACACGTATGATACGTTGGGCAGATACGTCTATGCAGGTATGAATATTCAGTTCTAG